The genomic window agtgatgagctttctgGGCACAATGAtgctgaacgctgagctgtagacaATGAAcggcattctcacataggtgttccttttgtccaggtgggaaagggcagtgtggagtgcgattgagattgcttaatctgtggctctgttggggcggtgtgcaatttggagtgggtctagggtttccgggatgatggtgttgatgtgagccatgaccagcctttcaaagcacttcattgctaccgacgtgagtgctatgggatggtagtcatttaggcaggttaccttagtgttcttgggcacagggactatggtggtctgcttgaaacatgtaggtattaaagACTcgatcagggagaggttgaaaatgtcagtgaagacacttgccagttggtccgcgtaTGCTCTGactacatgtcctggtaatccgtctggcccgcggccttgtgaatgttgacctgtttaaaggtcttgctcacattggctacggtgagcgtgatcacacagtcatccggaacagctggtgctctcatgcatgcctcagtgttgcttgcctcaaagcaagcataaaatgcatttagctcgtctggtaggcttgtgtcactgggcagctcgctgcTGTGTTTCCTTTTGCAGTCCGTAATAGtttacaagccctgccacatccgacgagcatcagagccggtgtagtaggattcaatcttagtcctgtattgacgctttgcctgtttgatggttcgtctgagggcatagcgggatttcttataagcgtctggattagtgtcccgctccttgaaagcggcagctctaccctttagctcagtgcggatgttgcatgtaatccatggcttctggttgggatatgtacgtacggtcactgggGATGAAtccatcgatgcacttattgataaagccggtgactgatgtggtgtactcctcaatgccattggatgagggagagctttgtatgcatctctgtgtgtggagtaaaggtggtttagagttttttttttttttcctctggttgtacatgtgacatgctggtggaaatgaggtaaaacggatttaagtttccctgcattaaagttcccGGCCACTGGGAGCGCCGCTTCTTGATGAGCATTTTTCTGTTTGctaatggccttatacagctcgttgagtgcggtcttagtgccagcatcggtttgtggtggtaaatagacagctacgaaaaatatagatgaaaactctctcggTAGATGTTAAGATAATTGattaactaactatttcagtgtGTCTGTgcatctcccaaaaggttgtaaggcttttggatcaagaaacggaaAGAGCCTCAGTGCAATAGCCAGGTCTTTATTCAGAGAATTCTGCAACAAAATGGttgtacaatatttttatacgcacacgtcagaggaaaaatcccacccctctgtaggcgggctgtattcTTTCCACTGTACCTGGGTTTAGCTGATGttttcctctgttctcctcctgaccatcaggacacacacacacacacacacacacacacacacgttcttatcataggctgcattccttagttatcgccgtcctcacaatatcctgccaGCCTCTCACTCCCTTCCcctgtgtgttttgggaaccagtctatactctgttgctgggatataaacacatttgattaattcTCTCCTGTCTGTGTATGTATTAAcgtgctgttctctctgtgtgtgttaacatgtgctgttctctctgtgtgtgttaacgtgctgttctctctgtgtgtgttaacgtgctgttctctctgtgtgtgttaacatgtgctgttctctctgtgtgtgttaacatgtgctgttctctctgtgtgtgttaacatgtactgttctctctgtgtgaattaacgtgctgttctctctgtgtgtattaacgtgctgttctctctgtttgtgttaacatgtgctgttctctctgtgtgtattaacgtgctgttctctctgtgtgtgttaacgtgctgttctctctgtgtgtgttaacatgtgctgttctctctgtgtgtattaacgtgctgttctctctgtgtgttaacatgtgctgttctctctgtgtgtgttaacgtgctgttctctctgtgtgtgttaacgtgctgttctctctgtgtgtgttaacgtgctgttctctctgtgtgtgttaacgtgctgttctctctgtgtgtgttaacgtgctgttctctctgtgtgtattaacgtgctgttctctctgtatgtattaacgtgctgttctctctgtgtgtgtgttaacatgtgctgttctctctgtgtgtgttaacgtgctgttctctctgtgtgtgttaacatgtgctgttctctctgtgtgtgttaacatgtgctgttctctctgtgtgtgttaacatgtgctgttctctctgtgtgtgttaacgtgctgttctctctgtgtgtgtgttaacatgtgctgttctctctgtgtgtattaacgtgctgttctctctgtgtgtgttaacatgtgctgttctctctgtgtgtgttaacatgtgctgttctctctgtgtgtgttaacatgtgctgttctctctgtgtgtgttaacatgtgctgttctctctgtgtgtgttaacatgtgctgttctctctgtgtgtgttaacatgtgctgttctctctgtgtgtgttaacatgtgctgttctctctgtgtgtgttaacgtgctgttctctctgtgtgtgttaacgtgctgttctctctgtgtgtgttaatgtgctgttctctctgtgtgtattaacgtgctgttctctctgtgtgtgttaacgtgctgttctctctgtgtgttaacgtgctgttctctctgtgtgtattaacgtgctgttctctctgtgtgtgtgttaacgtgctgttctctctgtgtgttaacatgtgctgttctctctgtgtgtgttaacgtgctgttctctctgtgtgtgttaacgtgctgttctctctgtgtgtgttaacatgtgctgttctctctgtgtgtattaacgtgctgttctctctgtgtgtgttaacatgtgctgttctctctgtgtgtgttaacgtgctgttctctctgtgtgtgttaacgtgctgttctctctgtgtgtgttatctctctgtgtgtgttaacgtgctgttctctctgtgtgtgttaacgtgctgttctctctgtgtgtattaacgtgctgttctctctgtgtgtgtgttaacgtgctgttctctctgtgtgtgtgttaacgtgctgttctctctgtgtgttaacatgtgctgttctctctgtgtgttaacgtgctgttctctctgtgtgtgttaacgtgctgttctctctgtgtgtattaacgtgctgttctctctgtgtgtgtgttaacgtgctgttctctctgtgtgtgtgttaacgtgctgttctctctgtgttaacatgtgctgttctctctgtgtgtgttaacgtgctgttctctctgtgtgtgttaacgtgctgttctctctgtgtgtgttaacgtgctgttctctctgtgtgtgttaacatgtgctgttctctctgtgtgtgttaacatgtgctgttctctctgtgtgtgttaacatgtgctgttctctctgtgtgtattaacgtgctgttctctgtgtgtgttaacatgtgctgttctctctgtgtgtgttaacgtgctgttctctctgtgtgtattaacgtgctgttctctctgtgtgttaacatgtgctgttctctctgtgtgtgttaacgtgctgttctctctgtgtgtgttaacgtgctgttctctctgtgtgtgttaacgtgctgttctctctgtgtgtgttaacgtgctgttctctctgtgtgtgttaacgtgctgttctctctgtgtgtgttaacgtgctgttctctctgtgtgtgttaacgtgctgttctctctgtgtgttaacgtgctgttctctctgtgtgtgttaacgtgctgttctctctgtgtgtgttaacgtgctgttctctctgtgtgtgttaacgtgctgttctctctgtgtgtgttaacgtgctgttctctctgtgtgtgttaacatgtgctgttctctctgtgtgtgttaacatgtgctgttctctctgtgtgtattaacgtgctgttctctctgtgtgtgttaacatgtgctgttctctctgtgtgtgttaacatgtgctgttctctgtgtgtgtgtgtgtgttaacgtgctgttctctctgtgtattaacgtgctgttctctctgtgtgtgtttatatttattttaattttatttttagtcatttagcagacgctcttatccagagcgacttacaggagcaattagggttaagtgccttgctcaagggcacatcgacagatttttcacctagtcggctcggggattagaaccagcgacctttcggttactggcacaacgctcttacccactaagctacctgtgtgtgttaacatgtgcTGTTCTCTGTGCAGGGGCTGTAGCCTGTCTCCAGAGGGAGTGGTCTTTGGCCAGACCCCTGGGTCTGTGGGTAAAGACCTGCTGGAGTTGACccaagaggagaagagactggATGAACTCATACACATCTGCACACGCACCCTCCAACAGATAACTGAAGACACACCCACAAGGAAATATCCTTTCTTTACAACCCTGCTGTGTGTGAGgtggaatggtgtgtgtgtgtgtgtgttcttgtcctgtgtgtgttcttgtcctgagtgtgtgtgtgtgctctttcCTTAACCCCGGGGTACATTTGCATACATATCTTATGAGGATGTGAGAAGGGTTCCTAGTCTGAAGGACCAGACGGTCATTGTGGTCAAAGCCCCCGCTGAAACCAGACTGGAGGTGCCAGACCCtgcagaggtacacacacacgcgcacacacacacacacacacacacacacacacacgtacacacacagatcCAGATAGTGATTATGGTAATGTCCTCTGATAATGTTCTCTCTATTCCATGCAGCTGGCTATTGAATTGCTGAACGACTGAAATGATTGATTTGTTTTATTTGTCCAATCAGAGTCTCCAGGTCCACCTGAGCAGTACCCAGGGTCCAATAGAAGTCTTCCTATGCTCTGATGACCACGCCCCCCCCTCCCCGCTGAACAACGTGGCGCTGAATGGAAACGTACATCCCCCCTCTTCGTCGTATGTCAATGGAAACTCCTCTTCGTCCTTCTTCAAGGTGTCACAAGGTGAGCCTATAGACTTCGACATGGCATCATTGTCTATCTGTGTATCCatcattgaggccatctccattttgaagtagtccttTTTTTCCTAttactagggcggcaggtagtctagcggttaagagcgttgggccagaaactgaaaggttgctggttctaatccccgagccgaataGGGGAAAAAatcacttgagcaaggcacttaaccctaattagtCATTTAAGCCGTTCTGAATAACAGtgtgctaaatgattaaaatgtaaacttctgagttggcaaacaaactgaaagggtggaTACTGCCAGCTAATGTGTTgtctgaacaggtataaagccaaggttggcgatttactgccatctgcagttatggaatgtttcctcacgagtataattcattggctcatccctcctgatgacctgaaTGGAATTCTGTGATCCTTCTTTAACCAATAGGAAGTCCCTgccagttgactacttcaaaatggggaaagtcctcaatggtgctgcccatgctaaaacaggcttttgGACACTATAGTCCTCTTATCTATCTCTGTGGTTGTTTAATGGATGAACTACTCCTTCAAagcaatctccctctctctcccctctctgtcgctctctctcccctctctgtcgctctctctcccctctctgtcgctctctctcccctctctgtcgctctctctctcgtcctgcATCTTTCTCACCAGGGGGTAATAACTCCACTGATAATGCCAGTATTGGTTTCTCCAATGCCCTGTCCAGGCTCCCAGCATGCTCAGCAGTGACGGTGACCcccgtctccctcctccccctccaggaTGTCGACCAGAAGCCCTTTgtcttcccctccccctccctcccgttCGAGGAGGACGACTACCTGCTCAGCCTGGGTGAAGATGAGGGCATCAGTGACCTGTTCTCCTACGACCTGGACCGGCTTCCACTGGAAGACCTGCTCTGTAACTGAGAGAAATGGAAACTCAGCGGCCATTTTGGGGATTTTGATTTTGGAGCCATATTATTGACCAGATTTTATGTGGTCATTTACAGTATAAAGAACTGATGTAGCCTATAGACCAGTGGGCTCATCACCTGAAGCTCAGCAGCCATTTTGGAGCCAGGCTTTGTTTTCTTGACCTCCTGGACTGGTCCGCTCATAGAGGATCTGCTGTGTAATTGACCTCTAACCCCATTTTTGGGTGGAATGTGGAAATGCCTGTTCTTGGTATAGATGTGATTTGAAGGAAGTTAGT from Coregonus clupeaformis isolate EN_2021a chromosome 17, ASM2061545v1, whole genome shotgun sequence includes these protein-coding regions:
- the LOC121586837 gene encoding transcription factor E2F3-like isoform X1, which gives rise to MRKGGVSEKVLISGVGGSSMDKKHTVLTQYTNATYDQILTPPPWPNQTNNVGVADPTDSQLYTTPIGVSTNGTGQRPALGRPPAKRRLELEGGDHHHTSETNCTARAKRATMLSLRGPKTPPSPLEKTRYDTSLGLLTQKFLQLLAQSSDGVVDLNRAAEALMVQKRRLYDITNVLEGVRLIKKKSKNNIQWMGCSLSPEGVVFGQTPGSVGKDLLELTQEEKRLDELIHICTRTLQQITEDTPTRKFAYISYEDVRRVPSLKDQTVIVVKAPAETRLEVPDPAESLQVHLSSTQGPIEVFLCSDDHAPPSPLNNVALNGNVHPPSSSYVNGNSSSSFFKVSQGGNNSTDNASIGFSNALSRLPACSAVTVTPVSLLPLQDVDQKPFVFPSPSLPFEEDDYLLSLGEDEGISDLFSYDLDRLPLEDLLCN